A genomic window from Candidatus Aminicenantes bacterium includes:
- a CDS encoding class I SAM-dependent methyltransferase encodes MKRTTMWIGGIAVAGLAALLVRRLRGGACPSWFSFVLDNPVTRRYAGAERLMRYMDLRPGMRVLDAGCGPGRLAIPFARRVGPRGEVVGLDLQADMLRRLDARVRREGLENVHPLQGGLGEGALEGQEQFDRAVLVTVLGEIRDKAAALAELFARLKPGGLLLVTEALPDPDFLLPRRVERLAGETGFTLHASHGCFPAYTRVFCKPEL; translated from the coding sequence ATGAAGCGCACAACCATGTGGATCGGGGGGATCGCCGTAGCGGGGTTGGCGGCCCTGCTGGTAAGGCGGCTGCGGGGCGGGGCATGCCCGTCCTGGTTTTCTTTTGTGCTGGACAACCCCGTCACGCGCCGCTACGCCGGGGCCGAACGGCTGATGCGGTACATGGACCTGCGACCCGGCATGCGCGTATTGGACGCGGGCTGCGGGCCCGGACGCCTGGCCATTCCCTTCGCCCGCCGCGTCGGCCCGCGGGGCGAAGTGGTCGGCCTGGACCTGCAGGCGGACATGCTGCGGCGGCTTGACGCGCGGGTCCGGCGGGAGGGATTGGAAAACGTTCATCCGCTCCAGGGCGGCCTGGGGGAAGGCGCGCTGGAAGGGCAGGAGCAATTCGATCGCGCCGTGCTGGTCACCGTGCTGGGGGAAATCCGCGACAAGGCCGCCGCCCTGGCTGAGTTGTTCGCGCGCCTCAAGCCCGGGGGATTGTTGCTGGTGACGGAAGCATTGCCGGATCCCGATTTCCTGTTGCCCCGCCGGGTGGAGCGCCTGGCCGGGGAAACCGGGTTCACCCTGCATGCGAGTCATGGCTGCTTTCCCGCCTACACCCGGGTGTTTTGCAAACCGGAATTATAG